In Brassica rapa cultivar Chiifu-401-42 chromosome A06, CAAS_Brap_v3.01, whole genome shotgun sequence, a single window of DNA contains:
- the LOC103871250 gene encoding probable LRR receptor-like serine/threonine-protein kinase At1g51860 isoform X1, whose amino-acid sequence MKTLHKVDQYICYLNFLLIKSNELRIIVSSKSDSAIQEEMKFLDWFLLLLIIALTILRSVQAQNQAGFISLDCGLVPKNTNYVEKTTNIRYKSDADYIDSGSVGKVNDAYKTQFQQQLWSLRSFPEGRRNCYNVNVTANSKYLIRGSFVYGNYDGLNQLPSFDLHIGPNKWSSVTIVGVANFSMTEIIHVVTQERLQVCLVKTGPTTPFISSLELRPLNNKSYVTQTGSLKRFARRYFSSSSRVIRYDEDQNDQAWSPFLNSVTSTISTDLNVDTSNSFYEVPQAVIRTAGVPVNASEPWSIRWTLDEPTDLSYVYMHFAEVQTLKDNDIREFNITYNNGIRWYPFLRPESLKISTIANPRAISSPDGKFNFTFTMTGNSTLPPLLNALEIYTVVDILQLETDKDEVSAMINIKKTYGLSKKISWQGDPCVPQLYLWEGLNCSYPDSEPSRIISLKLNGSELIGTITSDISKLTQLIELDLSKNDLSGEIPAFFADMKLLKLINLSGNPKLNLTVPASLQERLNSKSLTLILGDTLNPTVKGKSSKTPVAAIAASVAGVFVLVVILAIFFVVRKKKTKTNAAPGPPSASPGIAKSETRSSNPSIISKDRRITYSEVLKMTNNFQRVLGKGGFGTVYHGNLDDAEVAVKMLSHSSAQGYKEFKAEVELLLRVHHRHLVGLVGYCDDGDNLALIYEYMANGDLRENMSGKHFHCMILILAETIFFHSLRHSKLGTGKRGGNVITWENRMQIAVESAQGLEYLHNGCRPPMVHRDVKTTNILLTERYGAKLADFGLSRSFPIDGECHVSTVVAGTPGYLDPEYYRTNWLSEKSDVYSFGVVLLEIVTNQPVIDKTRERPHINEWVGFMLTKGDIRSIIDPKLMGDYDTNGAWKIVELAMACVNPSSNQRPKMAHVVMELNECVALEIARRQGSQEMYSNNSLDYSLSEFAPGAR is encoded by the exons ATGAAGACTTTGCACAAAGTTGACCAATACATATGTTACCTCAATTTCTTGCTTATCAAAAGCAATGAACTAAGAATAATAGTCTCCTCTAAATCTGATTCAGCTATTCAAGAAGAAATGAAGTTTCTTGAttggtttcttcttctcttgatCATCGCTCTTACCATTCTGAGATCAGTCCAAGCTCAAAACCAAGCAG GATTCATCAGCTTGGATTGTGGATTGGTTCCAAAGAACACCAATTATGTAGAGAAGACGACTAATATAAGATACAAATCAGATGCGGATTACATTGATAGTGGATCGGTCGGGAAGGTTAATGATGCATACAAGACTCAGTTTCAGCAACAACTTTGGTCCTTGAGAAGCTTCCCTGAGGGTCGAAGAAACTGCTACAACGTCAACGTCACAGCGAATAGCAAATATCTGATCAGAGGAAGCTTTGTGTATGGGAACTATGATGGCCTTAATCAACTCCCTAGCTTTGATCTTCATATAGGTCCTAACAAATGGTCTTCTGTTACAATAGTAGGAGTAGCAAATTTTTCAATGACCGAGATCATCCATGTCGTCACACAAGAACGTCTTCAAGTTTGTCTTGTTAAGACAGGACCAACAACACCGTTCATCTCATCGCTTGAGCTTCGTCCATTGAATAATAAAAGTTACGTCACACAAACCGGGTCATTGAAGCGCTTCGCCAGAAGATACTTTTCAAGCAGTTCAAGAGTCATAAG GTATGATGAGGACCAAAACGACCAAGCATGGAGTCCATTCTTGAATTCTGTTACCTCAACGATAAGCACTGATCTCAATGTTGATACAAGTAATAGCTTCTACGAAGTGCCTCAAGCCGTGATAAGGACTGCTGGTGTCCCGGTAAATGCCAGTGAGCCATGGAGCATACGGTGGACTCTTGATGAACCCACTGACCTCTCATATGTATACATGCATTTCGCCGAAGTCCAAACTCTAAAAGACAATGACATTAGAGAGTTTAACATTACTTACAACAATGGTATTCGTTGGTACCCGTTTTTAAGGCCTGAAAGTCTAAAAATTTCAACCATCGCCAATCCAAGGGCCATAAGTTCTCCTGATGGGAAATTTAATTTCACTTTTACAATGACTGGTAACTCAACTCTTCCTCCACTTCTCAACGCACTCGAGATTTATACAGTTGTAGACATTCTACAGCTTGAGACAGATAAGGATGAAG TTTCTGCTATGATTAACATCAAGAAGACATATGGTTTAAGCAAAAAGATAAGCTGGCAAGGAGATCCGTGTGTTCCTCAGCTTTACCTGTGGGAAGGTTTGAACTGTAGTTATCCTGATTCTGAGCCATCACGGATCATATCCTT GAAATTGAATGGGAGCGAGTTGATCGGTACCATAACATCTGACATATCCAAGCTAACACAGCTAATAGAGCT AGATTTGTCAAAGAATGATTTATCAGGAGAGATTCCAGCATTTTTTGCTGATATGAAGTTGTTGAAACTCAT aaACTTGAGTGGAAACCCGAAGCTTAATCTCACAGTTCCAGCCTCTCTTCAGGAACGGCTAAACAGCAAATCTTTAACACTTAT TTTGGGTGATACCCTGAATCCGACTGTGAAAGGCAAGAGTAGTAAGACTCCAGTGGCTGCTATCGCAGCGTCAGTGGCTGGAGTGTTCGTTCTGGTAGTtatcttggccattttcttcgttgttagaaagaaaaaaacaaaaaccaacgCTG CTCCAGGACCCCCATCAGCCAGTCCCGGTATAGCTAAGAGTGAGACAAGATCATCCAATCCATCAATCATATCAAAGGACCGTAGGATCACCTACTCCGAGGTACTGAAGATGACTAATAACTTCCAGAGGGTTCTTGGCAAAGGAGGGTTTGGAACAGTGTACCATGGAAACTTGGATGATGCTGAAGTTGCTGTGAAAATGCTCTCTCATTCGTCAGCTCAAGGTTACAAAGAATTCAAAGCAGAG GTGGAGCTTCTTTTAAGAGTTCACCACAGACACTTGGTGGGACTTGTTGGGTACTGTGATGACGGAGATAACCTGGCTCTCATCTATGAATACATGGCAAATGGAGACCTGAGGGAAAACATGTCTGGTAAACACTTCCACTgcatgattttgattttggctGAAACTATCTTCTTCCACAGTTTAAGACATTCAAAACTTGGTACAGGAAAACGAGGAGGCAATGTCATAACCTGGGAGAACAGGATGCAAATAGCTGTAGAGTCAGCTCAAG GATTGGAGTATCTGCACAATGGATGTAGGCCTCCTATGGTCCATAGAGATGTGAAAACTACCAACATCTTGTTGACTGAGCGGTACGGAGCAAAACTAGCCGACTTTGGTCTCTCGAGATCCTTCCCTATCGATGGTGAATGTCATGTCTCCACAGTGGTTGCAGGCACACCAGGCTATCTAGACCCTGA GTACTACAGAACAAACTGGCTAAGCGAGAAGAGTGACGTGTACAGCTTTGGGGTAGTGCTACTAGAGATAGTCACAAACCAGCCTGTGATAGATAAAACTCGAGAGAGACCTCATATCAATGAATGGGTTGGGTTCATGCTCACCAAAGGAGACATCAGGAGCATCATTGATCCGAAACTGATGGGAGACTATGACACAAACGGTGCTTGGAAGATCGTAGAGCTGGCTATGGCTTGTGTGAACCCCTCTTCGAACCAGAGACCAAAAATGGCACACGTTGTGATGGAGCTAAACGAGTGTGTGGCCTTGGAAATTGCGAGGAGACAGGGTAGTCAAGAGATGTACTCAAATAATTCACTTGACTATAGTCTCTCTGAGTTTGCCCCTGGAGCTAGATAA
- the LOC103871251 gene encoding probable LRR receptor-like protein kinase At1g51890 encodes MKFLFWFLPFLIIAFDILELVQAQDQTGFISLDCGLVPTETNYVEKSTNISYKSDFNYIETGKAGKINGAYQTLFQQQTWSLRSFPDGKRNCYNFNLTANRKYLIRGTFIYGNYDNQNQLPIFDLHIGPNRWTTVTTLGVTNGSIHEMIHVLTQDRLQVCLVKTGDTTPFISSLELRPLNNETYVTQSGSLVAVSRVFFSPTPTFVRYDEDINDRTWVPYIDKNNSVITTDVAVDTSNFYNVPQVVARTAAIPVDESQPLTIDWTLDEVTAQSYIYMHFAEIQNLKANETREFNITYNGGKRWFDYFRPPNFSITTIFNPRAVSSPDGKFNFTFAMTSNSTLPPLINALEIYKVLDLSLLETNQDEVLAMMNIKVTYDLRKRPSWQGDPCVPKLYRWEGLDCSYPDSESPRIISLNLTGSNLTGTITSDISKLTQLRELDLSNNGLSGEIPAFFADMNLLTLINLSGNPEINGSVIPDSLQKKIDRNSLKLILDGNQNPTTKSKSKDVPVVAIVASVAGGFSLIVIVAIIFVLTRRKQKPPEASGPVSVTTGTTNTETRSSNPSIITKERKFTYSEVLKMTNNFARVLGKGGFGTVYHGNLDDAEVAVKMLSHSSAQGYKEFKAEVELLLRVHHRHLVGLVGYCDDGDKLALIYEYMANGDLRENMLGKRNGNVLSWETRMQIAVEAAQGLEYLHNGCRPPMVHRDVKTTNILLNERFQAKLADFGLSRSFPIDGESHVMTVVAGTPGYLDPEYYRTNWLSEKSDVYSFGVVLLEMVTNQPVIDKTRVKPHLSDWVGFKLTNGDIRSIIDPKLMDDYDANGVWKVIELALACVNPSSNRRPTMPHVVMELNECLAFEVERKNGSQEMYTKNSTEFSPSSFSDFSPIAR; translated from the exons ATGAAgtttcttttttggtttttaccttTCTTGATCATCGCTTTTGACATTCTTGAATTGGTTCAAGCTCAAGATCAAACAG GATTCATCAGCTTAGATTGTGGTTTGGTACCTACGGAGACGAACTATGTGGAGAAGTCAACGAATATATCATACAAATCAGATTTTAATTACATCGAAACTGGAAAGGCCGGGAAGATCAATGGCGCGTACCAGACCCTGTTTCAGCAACAGACTTGGTCCTTGAGAAGCTTCCCTGATGGTAAAAGAAACTGCTACAACTTCAACCTCACAGCCAACCGCAAGTACCTGATCAGAGGAACATTTATCTATGGGAACTATGATAATCAAAATCAACTTCCAATCTTCGATCTTCACATCGGTCCTAACAGATGGACTACTGTTACGACCCTAGGGGTTACAAATGGTTCAATCCACGAGATGATCCATGTCTTAACACAAGACCGTCTTCAAGTTTGTCTTGTCAAGACAGGAGACACAACACCGTTTATTTCATCACTGGAACTTCGTCCATTGAACAATGAAACTTACGTCACGCAAAGTGGATCGTTGGTCGCTGTCTCAAGAGTTTTCTTTTCACCCACGCCAACGTTCGTTAG GTATGATGAGGACATCAACGACCGAACATGGGTTCCATACATAGATAAAAACAATTCTGTAATAACAACTGATGTTGCGGTTGATACAAGTAACTTCTACAATGTGCCACAAGTTGTGGCGAGAACTGCTGCTATACCTGTAGATGAGAGTCAGCCTCTGACTATAGATTGGACCCTGGACGAGGTCACTGCACAGTCATATATTTACATGCATTTCGCTGAGATCCAGAATCTTAAAGCTAACGAGACAAGAGAGTTCAACATTACTTATAATGGTGGCAAAAGATGGTTTGACTATTTTAGGCCTCCAAATTTCAGCATAACAACTATATTCAATCCAAGAGCTGTGAGTTCTCCTGATGGGAAATTCAATTTCACTTTTGCCATGACCAGTAACTCAACTCTTCCTCCTCTTATCAACGCCCTTGAGATTTATAAAGTCTTGGACCTTTCACTGCTTGAGACAAACCAAGATGAAG TTCTTGCTATGATGAACATCAAAGTAACTTATGACCTGAGAAAAAGACCTAGCTGGCAAGGAGATCCTTGTGTTCCTAAGTTATATAGGTGGGAAGGTTTAGACTGCAGCTATCCAGACTCCGAGTCACCGCGGATCATATCCTT GAACTTGACTGGGAGCAATTTGACTGGTACCATAACATCTGATATATCAAAGCTAACACAGTTGAGAGAACT AGATTTATCAAACAATGGTTTATCAGGAGAGATTCCAGCGTTTTTCGCCGATATGAATTTGTTGACACTCAT AAACTTAAGCGGAAACCCTGAGATTAATGGCTCAGTGATTCCAGACTCTCTTCAGAAAAAGATAGATAGAAATTCTCTAAAATTAAT TTTGGATGGAAACCAGAATCCGACCACAAAAAGCAAGAGTAAAGATGTTCCAGTTGTTGCTATTGTTGCGTCAGTGGCTGGCGGGTTTTCTCTGATAGTTATAGTGGCTATCATCTTTGTGCTCACAAGAAGAAAACAGAAACCTCCTGAAG CTTCAGGACCAGTATCAGTCACTACTGGTACTACTAATACTGAGACAAGATCCTCCAACCCATCCATCATAACAAAGGAACGCAAGTTCACGTATTCCGAGGTACTGAAGATGACTAATAACTTTGCAAGAGTTCTTGGTAAAGGAGGGTTTGGAACAGTGTATCACGGGAACTTGGATGATGCTGAAGTTGCTGTGAAAATGCTCTCTCATTCATCAGCTCAAGGTTACAAAGAATTCAAAGCAGAG GTGGAGCTTCTTTTAAGAGTTCACCATAGACATTTGGTTGGACTTGTTGGATACTGTGACGATGGAGATAAATTAGCTTTAATCTATGAATATATGGCAAATGGAGACCTAAGGGAGAATATGTTAG GAAAACGCAATGGCAATGTCTTAAGCTGGGAAACCAGAATGCAAATAGCTGTAGAGGCAGCACAAG GACTGGAGTATCTGCACAATGGATGTAGACCTCCTATGGTTCATAGAGATGTGAAAACGACTAATATCTTGTTGAATGAGCGGTTTCAAGCAAAACTAGCAGACTTTGGGCTGTCTAGATCTTTCCCAATAGATGGTGAATCTCATGTCATGACGGTCGTTGCAGGAACACCTGGTTACCTAGACCCTGA GTACTACAGAACAAACTGGCTAAGTGAGAAGAGTGATGTTTACAGCTTCGGTGTAGTCCTGTTAGAGATGGTTACAAACCAGCCTGTGATAGATAAAACCCGAGTGAAGCCTCACCTTTCAGATTGGGTTGGCTTCAAACTTACAAATGGGGACATCAGGAGTATTATTGACCCCAAACTTATGGATGACTATGACGCAAATGGTGTTTGGAAGGTTATAGAGTTGGCTCTAGCCTGCGTAAACCCGTCTTCGAACCGTAGACCAACGATGCCACACGTGGTGATGGAGCTAAACGAGTGTCTGGCTTTTGAAGTTGAAAGGAAAAATGGTAGCCAAGAGATGTACACAAAGAATTCTACTGAGTTTAGCCCATCCTCTTTTTCAGATTTCTCCCCTATAGCGAGATGA
- the LOC103871250 gene encoding probable LRR receptor-like serine/threonine-protein kinase At1g51860 isoform X2, whose product MKTLHKVDQYICYLNFLLIKSNELRIIVSSKSDSAIQEEMKFLDWFLLLLIIALTILRSVQAQNQAGFISLDCGLVPKNTNYVEKTTNIRYKSDADYIDSGSVGKVNDAYKTQFQQQLWSLRSFPEGRRNCYNVNVTANSKYLIRGSFVYGNYDGLNQLPSFDLHIGPNKWSSVTIVGVANFSMTEIIHVVTQERLQVCLVKTGPTTPFISSLELRPLNNKSYVTQTGSLKRFARRYFSSSSRVIRYDEDQNDQAWSPFLNSVTSTISTDLNVDTSNSFYEVPQAVIRTAGVPVNASEPWSIRWTLDEPTDLSYVYMHFAEVQTLKDNDIREFNITYNNGIRWYPFLRPESLKISTIANPRAISSPDGKFNFTFTMTGNSTLPPLLNALEIYTVVDILQLETDKDEVSAMINIKKTYGLSKKISWQGDPCVPQLYLWEGLNCSYPDSEPSRIISLKLNGSELIGTITSDISKLTQLIELDLSKNDLSGEIPAFFADMKLLKLINLSGNPKLNLTVPASLQERLNSKSLTLILGDTLNPTVKGKSSKTPVAAIAASVAGVFVLVVILAIFFVVRKKKTKTNAAPGPPSASPGIAKSETRSSNPSIISKDRRITYSEVLKMTNNFQRVLGKGGFGTVYHGNLDDAEVAVKMLSHSSAQGYKEFKAEVELLLRVHHRHLVGLVGYCDDGDNLALIYEYMANGDLRENMSGKRGGNVITWENRMQIAVESAQGLEYLHNGCRPPMVHRDVKTTNILLTERYGAKLADFGLSRSFPIDGECHVSTVVAGTPGYLDPEYYRTNWLSEKSDVYSFGVVLLEIVTNQPVIDKTRERPHINEWVGFMLTKGDIRSIIDPKLMGDYDTNGAWKIVELAMACVNPSSNQRPKMAHVVMELNECVALEIARRQGSQEMYSNNSLDYSLSEFAPGAR is encoded by the exons ATGAAGACTTTGCACAAAGTTGACCAATACATATGTTACCTCAATTTCTTGCTTATCAAAAGCAATGAACTAAGAATAATAGTCTCCTCTAAATCTGATTCAGCTATTCAAGAAGAAATGAAGTTTCTTGAttggtttcttcttctcttgatCATCGCTCTTACCATTCTGAGATCAGTCCAAGCTCAAAACCAAGCAG GATTCATCAGCTTGGATTGTGGATTGGTTCCAAAGAACACCAATTATGTAGAGAAGACGACTAATATAAGATACAAATCAGATGCGGATTACATTGATAGTGGATCGGTCGGGAAGGTTAATGATGCATACAAGACTCAGTTTCAGCAACAACTTTGGTCCTTGAGAAGCTTCCCTGAGGGTCGAAGAAACTGCTACAACGTCAACGTCACAGCGAATAGCAAATATCTGATCAGAGGAAGCTTTGTGTATGGGAACTATGATGGCCTTAATCAACTCCCTAGCTTTGATCTTCATATAGGTCCTAACAAATGGTCTTCTGTTACAATAGTAGGAGTAGCAAATTTTTCAATGACCGAGATCATCCATGTCGTCACACAAGAACGTCTTCAAGTTTGTCTTGTTAAGACAGGACCAACAACACCGTTCATCTCATCGCTTGAGCTTCGTCCATTGAATAATAAAAGTTACGTCACACAAACCGGGTCATTGAAGCGCTTCGCCAGAAGATACTTTTCAAGCAGTTCAAGAGTCATAAG GTATGATGAGGACCAAAACGACCAAGCATGGAGTCCATTCTTGAATTCTGTTACCTCAACGATAAGCACTGATCTCAATGTTGATACAAGTAATAGCTTCTACGAAGTGCCTCAAGCCGTGATAAGGACTGCTGGTGTCCCGGTAAATGCCAGTGAGCCATGGAGCATACGGTGGACTCTTGATGAACCCACTGACCTCTCATATGTATACATGCATTTCGCCGAAGTCCAAACTCTAAAAGACAATGACATTAGAGAGTTTAACATTACTTACAACAATGGTATTCGTTGGTACCCGTTTTTAAGGCCTGAAAGTCTAAAAATTTCAACCATCGCCAATCCAAGGGCCATAAGTTCTCCTGATGGGAAATTTAATTTCACTTTTACAATGACTGGTAACTCAACTCTTCCTCCACTTCTCAACGCACTCGAGATTTATACAGTTGTAGACATTCTACAGCTTGAGACAGATAAGGATGAAG TTTCTGCTATGATTAACATCAAGAAGACATATGGTTTAAGCAAAAAGATAAGCTGGCAAGGAGATCCGTGTGTTCCTCAGCTTTACCTGTGGGAAGGTTTGAACTGTAGTTATCCTGATTCTGAGCCATCACGGATCATATCCTT GAAATTGAATGGGAGCGAGTTGATCGGTACCATAACATCTGACATATCCAAGCTAACACAGCTAATAGAGCT AGATTTGTCAAAGAATGATTTATCAGGAGAGATTCCAGCATTTTTTGCTGATATGAAGTTGTTGAAACTCAT aaACTTGAGTGGAAACCCGAAGCTTAATCTCACAGTTCCAGCCTCTCTTCAGGAACGGCTAAACAGCAAATCTTTAACACTTAT TTTGGGTGATACCCTGAATCCGACTGTGAAAGGCAAGAGTAGTAAGACTCCAGTGGCTGCTATCGCAGCGTCAGTGGCTGGAGTGTTCGTTCTGGTAGTtatcttggccattttcttcgttgttagaaagaaaaaaacaaaaaccaacgCTG CTCCAGGACCCCCATCAGCCAGTCCCGGTATAGCTAAGAGTGAGACAAGATCATCCAATCCATCAATCATATCAAAGGACCGTAGGATCACCTACTCCGAGGTACTGAAGATGACTAATAACTTCCAGAGGGTTCTTGGCAAAGGAGGGTTTGGAACAGTGTACCATGGAAACTTGGATGATGCTGAAGTTGCTGTGAAAATGCTCTCTCATTCGTCAGCTCAAGGTTACAAAGAATTCAAAGCAGAG GTGGAGCTTCTTTTAAGAGTTCACCACAGACACTTGGTGGGACTTGTTGGGTACTGTGATGACGGAGATAACCTGGCTCTCATCTATGAATACATGGCAAATGGAGACCTGAGGGAAAACATGTCTG GAAAACGAGGAGGCAATGTCATAACCTGGGAGAACAGGATGCAAATAGCTGTAGAGTCAGCTCAAG GATTGGAGTATCTGCACAATGGATGTAGGCCTCCTATGGTCCATAGAGATGTGAAAACTACCAACATCTTGTTGACTGAGCGGTACGGAGCAAAACTAGCCGACTTTGGTCTCTCGAGATCCTTCCCTATCGATGGTGAATGTCATGTCTCCACAGTGGTTGCAGGCACACCAGGCTATCTAGACCCTGA GTACTACAGAACAAACTGGCTAAGCGAGAAGAGTGACGTGTACAGCTTTGGGGTAGTGCTACTAGAGATAGTCACAAACCAGCCTGTGATAGATAAAACTCGAGAGAGACCTCATATCAATGAATGGGTTGGGTTCATGCTCACCAAAGGAGACATCAGGAGCATCATTGATCCGAAACTGATGGGAGACTATGACACAAACGGTGCTTGGAAGATCGTAGAGCTGGCTATGGCTTGTGTGAACCCCTCTTCGAACCAGAGACCAAAAATGGCACACGTTGTGATGGAGCTAAACGAGTGTGTGGCCTTGGAAATTGCGAGGAGACAGGGTAGTCAAGAGATGTACTCAAATAATTCACTTGACTATAGTCTCTCTGAGTTTGCCCCTGGAGCTAGATAA